In Camelina sativa cultivar DH55 chromosome 13, Cs, whole genome shotgun sequence, the genomic window TGAGTATATATGTACATGTATATTGTGAGTTTTGTAACATTTTGGAATTCGTAAGATTTATTATTCAATTCAATTAGAAGAATCAAAGCtgcttatatattttgatttcgtatttatatatattcacttctgTGACCATTTGCTACTAAGAAAACCATTAAACTAATGAATAGAGAGAATCCTGATTTTGAGTTAATATTCGTGTGCATCATTGGTTACCCTTTTCATGGACTTTTGATGCAatccatatatattaatgtactTGCTAAACTTTGAAGTAGAGAGTTAGAGGTCTTTTGCTGTTAAAACCCTTCTATTGAGGCTAATTAAAGGGGttcgtgttttttattattatactgACATGGCTCATATACCTGATGGCTAGTACTGAGTTAAGTGAAGCTCTTAATTAAGTCTTAATGTATCATGCTTTGAGATGTTAGTACAGTTCATTGAAGAGATACCAGCAAAGGCATATACAAGATGACGTTGCTTTGAATTAAGTTGGATTCGTGTTGATGACTAGCTATTAGATTCTTATTTATCATTCAAACTATTTTAACAGAAACATCGAAGTATCTAACTTTAGATTCTTGTACACAAACTGTTATCGTTCATCTTTGATTCTTTGTGCCGTCTTTGTCAAATTTATGGTTTCAAACTAAAATCTCTTACCTTTTGAGTTTCCGTTTATCTACAGTACTATTTGAATGTAAGAACAAGACAAAAGTTTTACTCGAAAACATCATTCTACAGACACTTCCGTAAAATGGCGGATCAGGTACGTAAAAACATACACTAAACCTTCTTTCTCATTGGTTGATGAACTTAttcatgtatataaataaattactttttcaATACATCTACAAGTCACATGATTACGTGAAGAACGAAGTCTGGCTCAACAGAGAAACAGCCGAGGAAGAGAAGTTGCAAGTGTGTTCAAGGTGCAAAGAGATTGGACATAACTGCGTTACTTGCCCTTATCCAATCATCCACAAGATTGTAAGTCATGTCTTTCTCCCATCACACACTTCATATTCTCAATGTTCTACTTATtgtcaatttatatttatagttcAATTGGGAGAAATATCATGCACCCCCAGATGAAGCTGGTGGTGTGCAtttgacatttatatatatatatatatatatatatatatatatataataagaatatcTTATGCATTGCAGAACCCTTATGCGGGAATAAGGATTCGTAGGTGCAGTAGATGCCACTACCTTGGCCACAACGTCCGTACTTGTCGTCGAGCCGTCCAGAACTAGTTGTTTTCAACAAACACTTCAGAGTTCAGAgaactgtttttgtttgtgtttgtttagcCAATAAAAATGCTCAGTTTTTACTAATAGAATTTCTtaacttattaaataaatttcaaatatcCCTTatcttattttgataatttaaattgatttaatgGATAAGAGATACTTTAGGGATTTACTGTGTGTTAatgtttacaactttacatactCTTACTTTTAGTCTTTGTTCATTTGGGGGTATGTTTTCCCGATGGTTTAACTTGTATTCTCTGGAGGATTTCAATAATAAGAGAAAGTACTCTAAAAGATCTGAGTAATTGGTAATTTCTTAGACGCCAAGGAGAACAACCGTCAACAACTGAAAAATTGGTGAAGATCATAGACAAGAATGTGCGTAACCGTTTAAGCACACTAGCAGATGGAGGAGATTCACGCATCCAACTATGGTTTGCGGCAAGACTCAACTCAAGCTgatttgttttcaagtttttaaaaacagttttGTATTAACAATGTaacaaagtttatttttcttttaaatataatttaacattagattcaaaaaattttttttggtaatttcttcaaaaacccttaaaaactatctaaaatttcaataaaactCAAATGAAAGTTCATTattgaataaacaaaagttaGGAACAAAGAGATCTTTTCTTCAAATGTGGTCACCATTAACTATTATTGGGAAAGCTTGGACTAAAAAGTTTCATCATTAAATTGGATGAACTATTGGAGAAGCATTAGAAATCTAATTTTCGCCATTGGTATGTATGCATATTTTGAAGATCCAAATTATGATTTCTTTacaaatataatgtttattcCCATATCAGGAAAAATCACATGCTTGTTCGAGGGAGATAATTGTGGCTCCATTttagaatggaaaaaaaaaattgatcagtTGTCTTCAACGTGTAAAGTAAAGTATGCATAACGATTGCACTACTTGTctctaatatttctttttagacttctcattatttttttattaactttttaagctcagaatgtaaatttttaattttccgtTGTGATAATTCAGTTTAGATTTACTTTTACCAGAgagatatttttgaatattttgggAATCTATTCCGTTTGATCTAAATAGTATTAATTTGttgttgaaaatataaatttgatttttaaaaagaaaagaaaaaaaccataaaaatcgATACATTAAGGTAAGAAAAGAGTATAACTGATTTgccgttaaaaaaaataataaggtaagaaaaagagtattgaaaaaaaaatgagtaaaaaaagattattggaaggaaaaaaaaaaggatcggTTATTATTTTACGAAATGAAaagatataaagagagagaagaaaaaggggaaaaaaaagatttgggtAGCCGTTACGGAACGGAAGGACGACAAATCCTAAAAGAGTCTCTCCTCTTTCTAcgattttgattcttctttgtgATATCTTCACAGTTTCATTTCCTTTCTCCTGTTGAATCTCTCTCTGTTCctgttatagtttttttagttaAGATATGTAGTTGTACACTCATCATATCGTTTTCTTCCATATTTTTCTCGTTATTTCGTGTGTCGTTTGATTAGGGTTTTACAAAATTGTTGAGGAACTATGACGACAGAATCTAATGATTTGAATCGATCAGAATCCGAGTCTGATATCAGTGCCGCCACCCAAGTTACTCCTACCCTTGCAATTGACTTTTCTCTAGggtatatgttttaattttgttcgtTTTTGAATTGTATAATATACTGTGGCTACTTAATTATGATGGATTTCTTTTGTGgtaaaagatgcaaaagagtGAGTGGTCCTACGAGAAGATCAACTAAAGGAGGATGGACTTCTGAAGAGGTATGTAGCTCTTTTGCAAGTGTTCATGTTTTTGTGTGATTGAATTATTCTTTCCATCATCTACAGGACGAACTTTTGACGAATGCTGTGCAGATGTACAAAGGGCGGCATACCAGCTGGAAAAATATTGGTAattgatatatacattttttgaatgGTTTGGGCATCATCACTGTTATactctaaaaacaaaattgtaactcTTGGTCTCTTTGTTTAGTTGAGCTTGTTCCTGGATTGAAGGACAAGAGGAGCGAAGTCCAGTGTCAGCACCGTTGGCTAAAGGTTCTTGATCCAAACCTCTACAAAGGACATTGGACAAAAGATGTAATTTTTGGTTTCCCTTATTGATATATGCTAGCTATACCTACGTTGTTTCATTAGTACTAAGTGGTCATATCTCTTGCTGTATATAAACAGGAAGATGACCTCTTAAGTAAATTGGTTAAGGATCATATGAAGAATGATAGGCCTCAATGGTCGAAAATTTCAAAGCAACTCTCTGGTCGCATCGGCAAGCAATGTCGTGAAAGgtcttttatattgtttttcttttcgcATTTGGTTTCCATGCATCACATTTTTTCCCATAAAGCtggttatattaattttttttgttatgtattttaGGTGGCATAATCATTTGAATCCGACTATTATAAAAACTGCGTGGACTAGAGAAGAGGAACTCATTCTCGTTCAATCACAAAGAGAACACAGCAATAAGTGGGCATAGATTGCCAAGCTCCTGCCCGGAAGGTTTGTCATGATTATAACTTAGAATAATACTGATCAACCTTGTCAGGTTTTAGATGAAGAGATAGTGAGGCTGGTTTGCTTTTTTAGTTCTCTCTAAAATCTTTGGTCATGGAAACTCACAGGACGGAGAACAATATTAAGAACCACTGGAATTGCTCAGTTAAGAAGAGACTGGAGCAGTTTCCTAGTAACCTCTCCTCTGGTTCTAGACCTTCTTGTTTTGAATACaacttttttaatcaaaaaacatTACAAATCGAGGAAGCTGCAGTAAAGAGTCCTCTAAAGGATTCCTTGGAGTTAACATTAGGACCCACGAATTGGAGGAGTACTCCTTCCTCCACAAGCTCTCTTAGAGGAGATGAATCAATCTCATCATCAGTAGAATCTGACTGGTCAAGCCTCAATGGTAAGGgtgaaatatgtatatatatatgattggacACCTTTCACAGTTTGATCATCACATGTTAACAAGTTGTACTATATTTATGTAAACGAAGTTTCAGAGAGTACTCAAGAAACTCCACAGAGCAGCAACGATAATGAGTGCATACAAGAAGTGAAGGAGATCAAAAAGAGACTGAGAATGGCTGCGAGTACTTTCAACACACCCTCCATTATCTCCAAAAGAAGCTCACCAGCTTTGAAACGGCACAGACAAAACGAGCTGAACACGCCGTTTCAAATAGATGGTGGAAGTCACATGTCAAGTGAGGAAGAACACTCAACTTCTCCTTTCTCCAAGTACAGACTTGCGAAACGTAACACTTGCTCTGGCTCAAAACCCTTGGAGAGGCGTTTAGATTTTGACTTCATGTGAGATATATGTTgctttttattataaaaaaaatttctttttagcTTTGGTAGTAAGAattatcaagtttaataataACTCATTAAACTTTCATTTTAATTCTGTTTCCGATATTAAAATTAGGAAGACAGAAGGAAGCTTCTCCTCTTCTATGAACGTAATTTCTCATCACCTTCCTAGTTTCCTAATCTTCACttaaaaacaataaagtaaaatgtaaataaaaaagccCTTTATAAATAAAGacccctatatatatgttacatagATAAATACAAGTTACTcgtgaagaaaagaaaagaaaaaaaaccataatatcACAATGAGTCGTAAAATACAAATCACAGGAATATCGGCGGAGGATCTCGTCTACAATAGAAGACCGGTGAAAAAGAACGCCGTCGTTGCTTTCGGCATGGCAGGGAACTATTGGAAACATCCGATGAGAACGAGTGTGGACGAGACCGGTGGGGATTATCCGATGTGGGAGGACAAACTAGAGACGGAGTTTCCATCGGGGAAAGAATTACCGACGGTCATGTACGTGGAGGTTTCGTGCCGGAGTTCAGGGGAGGATAAGCGCGTGGGAACGGCACGTGTTCCGGTTAAGGATTTTACGGGAGAGTATGCGCCTGAAGGTTTTTTGCACTGTCTGAGTTATAGACTGTGGGACGATTATGGGAAACGTAACGGGATCGTCAATTTCTCTGTGAGGATCGTTCCCAAAAAATCAGATCTTAAATCCGGTCTTCGTCCCTTTTGGTTACGTTAATTGGTGTATGTGTAAGGTTTAATAATAGATGATTTtattctttcacttttattagCAAATCAAAAACCCTTACTGCTTGGTTTTgttatggttttttttctttcttttcggTACATTTGTTTAAAATAGATTGAATCGAGATATGACAATGGTTATGTTATTTTAAGGCTTGCATTCGTACGATCTCATGTTATGTTGTGTATGTTTCAAAAGACACGCCAATCTTTTCATCAAGAGGTCATTAAAACGGCTTTTAAGTACCAATTTAAGTGCTTATATTATTAACCAATGGTTAAGGGGTTAATAATATAAGCACTTACATTGTTCCTTCACAGATGGTTGCTTAGAACACACACGTAATGAAGTCTCTGTGTTGAACATTAAAACGGCAAGTAGTTTTATGTGCTTGTTAGATGGGCCTAAATTAGATAAGAAAATTGATAGAAATGGGCCGGATACTTTAAATAAGTATCAGGATGGACTCTGGGGATTGATGTGTCGTTTGAGCTTAATTTAGTCTTACGCTCTGTCGTTTTCAAGTGGAGAAAACATGTATTGCAGTCTCTGTGCGAAAGATAAAAACGGCACCGAAACTGTCATTCTCTTTCTGGTCAAACAAGCGACAATCGGAGATGAATCCTCAAACCGATAAGGTCGTGAAAAGAACGACGATGGTGGCGACTGCTGTAGCTTCCTACTTCCTCTTAACTGGCGATTACGGTCCCGAACCAAACGTTCTTGATCCCGTGAGTTTCCCCCATTTTTacttagaaataattttaagtCTCTCTTTCTGCGAATTAGATTTCGTTTCAATGAAAATCTGGATGAGAACTCGTTTCTGCTACCTCTTTCGATGAGCGATTAGTGGTTTCGTTCCTTCTTTAGTAGATTAGTCTTGATGATGAGCTTTCTTTCGGGCTGAGATTTTGGTGATCCGAATGTTGAATCACTTGCTTGATTCATTTCTTTATATGGTTCGGAATCAGTTATTGTTGTTGGGGATTATGTTATATGAAGCTATCTCTGTGTGTGTCCATATGATTTGTTCACGAACGTGATGAGTTTTCTCAGCCATTTTTAGTCTTGAGATGCTTACCTAAAtggtttattttgtataattgcAAATCTAGATGAGAACTCGCTTCTGTGTTACTTGTTTTATATACATGAGCTGGAATCAGAAGCTTGAATTGGGGTGTGCTTTTCTAATTGAGATTTTTGGTGATTCTGAATGTTGTGGAAACACTTGCTTGATCCATCATTCTAATTGGATGTATGATTCGGGATGAACTTATTTTTGGTGGGTTATGTTACATGATCATAGAAGCTTATCATATGTTCTCTTCTTGAAAATGGGTTTTTGTCAGCCATTTGAATCTTGACAtgcttaattaaaattgatGTATTTTACAGATCAAAAGGAAGATATTATCAGCACAAGATTCTATGAAGCAATTCATCTTTGGATCAAAGGGAGAGCCATCTGAGAAAGAACGATCTGACAATGCTAAATGAATATGTGTGTAGCTAGAAATGTCAATCTACTTTTGTGATCAACTAAAGTGTAACCCTTTACTttgactttttagttttttttttttccagtgaCAAGTCTTAATCTCTCCTCCATAGTACTTGCACAATCAAAGATCATGTTGTTTCAACCGAACAGTCAGTAACCAATGTACGTGTCAAATCAATCTAGATTTACGTATTAACATATCAGCAGGATATCTTTCGTAAGAAAAAGTACTAAGGGAGAGCCTAAACCTCAAGGAGAAATAGATCTACCAGTCAGTTAATTCTTTCGCCTTCTGAAAGCGGGGTGAATGGTGGTAACGTCCAATGAATCGAGTTTGTCGATACGCTCTATACAATCTCGGATTCTCTTTACAGCTTTGGGTATATTTGCAGCGTTCCTTGACATTATTTCCTTTAGCCGAATCATTTTCTCTCTAGAGTCTTGCTCTTCAGTTCCCACCACCACAGATGCTTGTGTTTCtgcatatagaaaaaaaaaaaaaagagaaacaccATTGATTGGTTGATTTAGCATACTGgtaagagaggaagaagacgaggatCAGTGCAGGCTCTTGTGTTTCTCTACAATACTATGAACCCTTCTCAAACAAAGTCTCTTAATGAACTACAGTAATTTTATGTTAATATAGCATacaaataagagaagaagatgacaagaaTCACATCACTGCAAGCTCTT contains:
- the LOC104737726 gene encoding uncharacterized protein LOC104737726, whose translation is MNPQTDKVVKRTTMVATAVASYFLLTGDYGPEPNVLDPIKRKILSAQDSMKQFIFGSKGEPSEKERSDNAK
- the LOC104737723 gene encoding myb-related protein 3R-1-like isoform X2, with the protein product MTTESNDLNRSESESDISAATQVTPTLAIDFSLGCKRVSGPTRRSTKGGWTSEEMYKGRHTSWKNIVELVPGLKDKRSEVQCQHRWLKVLDPNLYKGHWTKDEDDLLSKLVKDHMKNDRPQWSKISKQLSGRIGKQCRERWHNHLNPTIIKTAWTREEELILVQSQREHSNKWA
- the LOC104737723 gene encoding myb-related protein 3R-1-like isoform X1, coding for MTTESNDLNRSESESDISAATQVTPTLAIDFSLGCKRVSGPTRRSTKGGWTSEEDELLTNAVQMYKGRHTSWKNIVELVPGLKDKRSEVQCQHRWLKVLDPNLYKGHWTKDEDDLLSKLVKDHMKNDRPQWSKISKQLSGRIGKQCRERWHNHLNPTIIKTAWTREEELILVQSQREHSNKWA
- the LOC109128413 gene encoding BON1-associated protein 2-like → MSRKIQITGISAEDLVYNRRPVKKNAVVAFGMAGNYWKHPMRTSVDETGGDYPMWEDKLETEFPSGKELPTVMYVEVSCRSSGEDKRVGTARVPVKDFTGEYAPEGFLHCLSYRLWDDYGKRNGIVNFSVRIVPKKSDLKSGLRPFWLR
- the LOC104737725 gene encoding uncharacterized protein LOC104737725 — translated: MESMAPDTELDIDEGDLENLESEVKQMAKKISEYRQTLPDLLRNTLDSALSSLVPVIPNVDSGSIAETQASVVVGTEEQDSREKMIRLKEIMSRNAANIPKAVKRIRDCIERIDKLDSLDVTTIHPAFRRRKN